Proteins encoded within one genomic window of Gigantopelta aegis isolate Gae_Host chromosome 2, Gae_host_genome, whole genome shotgun sequence:
- the LOC121380841 gene encoding retinal dehydrogenase 1-like translates to MATLPEPIRNPEIKYSQLFINNEYVNSVSGQTFPTINPVTEEKIVDVQEGDKADVDKAVAAAKEAFKMGSPWRRMDASMRGRLLWKLADLIEKDRAYICSLETLDNGKSFSSASGDLDFSLEVIRYYAGWADKIQGRTIPVNGDFFCYTRHEPVGICAAIIPWNYPIPMFSWKFAPCLASGSVMIMKPAEQTPLTAIYLGSLVKEAGFPPGVFNVIPGYGPTAGAALSAHPEINKVAFTGSTEIGQVIMASAAGSNIKRTTLELGGKSPNIIFADADLDTSVAFAHEAVMDNMGQCCIAGSRTYVQEEIYDEFVKRSVEKAKQRTVGDPFDSSTVNGPQIDNEQFTKILGLIESGKQEGATLQCGGTRHGDKGYYIEPTVFSNVDDNMKIAKEEIFGPVQQIIKFKDLDDVIERANRTMYGLGAAIFTKDIDKALTFAHSIKAGTVWVNCYLAVNAQAPFGGFKMSGLGRELGEYGLQQYLEVKNVVIKVPQKNS, encoded by the exons ATGGCAACTTTACCAGAACCAATTCGTAACCCAGAGATAAAGTACTCACAG CTGTTCATCAACAACGAATATGTGAACTCGGTTAGTGGTCAGACGTTTCCCACCATCAACCCGGTGACCGAGGAGAAAATTGTAGACGTGCAAGAAGGCGACAAG GCCGATGTTGACAAAGCAGTTGCAGCTGCCAAGGAAGCTTTTAAAATGGGATCACCATGGCGACGAATGGATGCCAGTATGAGGGGTCGACTGCTGTGGAAGTTAGCCGACTTGATAGAAAAAGACAGGGCTTATATTTGT AGTTTGGAGACACTGGACAATGGGAAAAGTTTTTCCTCTGCATCAGGTGACCTGGATTTTTCACTTGAGGTCATTCGCTACTACGCTGGGTGGGCAGACAAAATACAAGGGCGGACAATTCCAGTCA ATGGTGATTTTTTCTGCTATACCAGACATGAACCAGTTGGCATATGTGCAGCTATTATTCCA TGGAACTACCCAATTCCGATGTTCTCTTGGAAGTTTGCACCATGTCTCGCAAGTGGAAGTGTGATGATCATGAAACCTGCCGAGCAGACGCCTCTCACTGCCATTTATCTCGGTTCTCTTGTCAAGGAG GCTGGTTTCCCACCAGGTGTCTTCAACGTTATCCCCGGTTACGGGCCGACTGCTGGCGCCGCGTTGTCAGCTCACCCGGAGATCAACAAGGTCGCATTCACAGGCTCCACAGAG ATTGGCCAGGTGATAATGGCATCTGCTGCAGGAAGCAACATAAAGAGAACCACACTGGAGCTTGGAGGAAAAAGTCCTAATATCATCTTCGCAGACGCAGACT TGGACACAAGTGTTGCGTTTGCCCACGAGGCAGTGATGGACAACATGGGTCAGTGCTGCATCGCTGGGTCCCGGACGTACGTACAGGAGGAGATCTATGATGAGTTTGTCAAGAGGAGTGTCGAGAAAGCCAAACAGAGGACTGTGGGAGATCCCTTTGATTCAAGCACTGTCAATGGCCCTCAG ATTGACAATGAACAGTTCACGAAGATTCTCGGCCTGATTGAGTCTGGCAAACAAGAAGGAGCCACGCTGCAGTGTGGGGGGACCCGACACGGGGACAAGGGCTACTACATCGAGCCGACAGTGTTTTCTAATGTCGATGACAACATGAAAATTGCAAAGGAAGAG aTTTTTGGCCCAGTTCAACAGATTATAAAGTTCAAAGACCTGGATGACGTGATTGAGCGAGCCAACAGGACTATGTATGGTCTGGGGGCGGCCATTTTCACCAAGGATATCGACAAGGCTCTTACATTTGCACACAGCATCAAAGCCGGCACAGTGTG GGTCAACTGTTACCTGGCCGTGAATGCGCAGGCTCCGTTTGGTGGATTCAAGATGTCGGGACTCGGACGAGAGCT TGGTGAATACGGACTCCAACAGTATCTGGAAGTCAAGAAT gtGGTGATCAAGGTGCCCCAGAAAAACTCGTAA